A single Tuberibacillus sp. Marseille-P3662 DNA region contains:
- the ruvX gene encoding Holliday junction resolvase RuvX, with product MKIMGLDYGDRTVGVAVSDALGLTAQGIETIRHHPDDQAALFERLKQLIDEHDIYKIIVGLPKNMNNTIGERGEITKDFSETLETTFTVPIELVDERLTTMAAERTLLSADVSRKKRKKVIDKMAAMLILQSYLDRNGVT from the coding sequence ATGAAAATCATGGGACTTGACTACGGGGATCGTACGGTTGGTGTGGCTGTCAGTGATGCTTTGGGACTGACGGCACAGGGGATCGAAACCATCCGACATCATCCTGATGATCAAGCAGCATTGTTTGAGCGGCTCAAACAATTAATTGACGAGCACGATATTTATAAAATCATTGTTGGTTTACCAAAAAATATGAATAATACAATTGGTGAACGCGGTGAAATAACTAAAGATTTTTCGGAAACATTAGAAACGACCTTTACTGTGCCCATCGAGTTAGTGGATGAGAGGTTAACAACCATGGCAGCAGAACGAACGCTTTTGAGTGCGGATGTCAGCCGAAAAAAACGAAAAAAAGTGATTGATAAAATGGCTGCCATGTTAATTTTACAAAGTTACTTAGATAGAAATGGGGTGACATAA
- a CDS encoding DUF1292 domain-containing protein — MSEEQERVVIPDEQGEEHLFDILFTFDVDETERSYMVVKPVEPDNDTDDQEEEVYAFRFEEEGDDFNLFPVETDKEWDMIEEMLNTFVEEGHV, encoded by the coding sequence TTGTCTGAGGAACAAGAGCGTGTTGTGATACCGGACGAACAAGGTGAGGAACACTTATTTGACATTTTATTTACGTTTGATGTTGATGAAACAGAACGTTCATATATGGTTGTCAAACCAGTGGAGCCGGATAATGATACCGACGATCAAGAAGAAGAAGTATATGCCTTTAGGTTTGAAGAAGAAGGGGATGACTTCAATTTATTCCCAGTTGAAACTGATAAGGAATGGGATATGATTGAAGAAATGCTGAATACCTTTGTCGAAGAAGGGCATGTTTAA
- the mltG gene encoding endolytic transglycosylase MltG has protein sequence MSNSDDRFRQIENRAKENRLVRRIVLIAIVAIVVLIIAATLFIYFYVSNGLKPVDPSSEEKVNVTIPMGTGVSEIGQRLEDKGVIKNALIFRYYVKYKNENGFQAGTYELTPSMTLDEVIETLKSGKVSEKPKVKMTFPESQWIKDYAGVIAKHTKLKKADILKKMKDHDYIKKHYLNQYTFLKPAVLGEKIKYPLEGYLFPATYSFTKENPKLDTIIKRMLDKTKQVLSKYKGDLQDIKEIDSVHKWLTLASIVEREAKTYKQRRKITGVFYNRLHTKMPLQTDPTVSYALGKHQMNISNKQAGKDSPYNTYKYKGLPPGPIGNPGEQAMKAVLDPINTDFKYFYARPNGEILYSKNFPQHKANIKKYDHEWDELEKKKEE, from the coding sequence GTGTCGAATTCCGATGATCGATTTCGTCAAATAGAAAATCGCGCTAAAGAAAATCGCTTGGTGAGGCGGATTGTTTTAATCGCTATTGTTGCCATAGTCGTACTCATCATTGCAGCAACCTTGTTTATTTATTTCTATGTCAGCAACGGATTAAAACCCGTAGATCCTTCGAGTGAAGAGAAAGTTAACGTGACCATCCCTATGGGCACCGGAGTGTCGGAAATCGGTCAACGTTTGGAAGACAAGGGTGTCATCAAAAATGCGCTCATTTTTCGCTATTATGTTAAGTATAAAAATGAGAACGGATTTCAGGCGGGAACATATGAACTGACGCCATCAATGACGCTTGATGAAGTCATCGAAACATTAAAGTCTGGCAAGGTTAGCGAAAAACCTAAAGTGAAGATGACATTCCCTGAAAGCCAGTGGATTAAGGATTATGCTGGGGTCATTGCTAAGCATACTAAGCTAAAGAAAGCTGATATCCTTAAAAAGATGAAAGATCATGACTACATTAAGAAGCATTATTTAAATCAATATACATTTTTGAAACCAGCTGTACTGGGGGAAAAGATTAAGTATCCGTTAGAAGGTTATTTGTTCCCAGCCACCTATAGCTTTACAAAAGAAAATCCAAAGCTTGATACAATTATTAAACGAATGTTGGATAAAACCAAGCAAGTCCTTTCAAAATATAAAGGAGACTTACAAGATATCAAAGAAATCGATTCGGTTCATAAGTGGTTGACATTGGCCTCCATTGTTGAAAGAGAGGCAAAGACATATAAACAACGTCGAAAAATAACAGGAGTTTTCTATAATCGCTTGCATACTAAAATGCCGCTCCAAACCGATCCGACGGTGTCATATGCATTGGGAAAACATCAAATGAATATATCTAATAAACAAGCTGGCAAGGATTCCCCTTACAACACCTATAAGTATAAGGGATTGCCACCGGGACCGATAGGCAATCCTGGGGAACAAGCGATGAAGGCTGTTCTTGACCCCATTAATACAGACTTTAAATATTTCTACGCAAGACCTAATGGGGAGATTTTGTATTCCAAGAATTTTCCACAACACAAAGCAAATATAAAAAAGTATGACCACGAATGGGATGAATTAGAGAAGAAAAAAGAGGAATAA
- a CDS encoding O-methyltransferase: MTDASLGQYAANLSLDYRPFPELESYASDSRIPIIHADAMAHIQQLITLHSSLKILEIGTAIGYSAMMMARMSPQIHVVTIERDEDMASAARHNIRKYGYQTQVEIMSGDALQLDQEVGCMAPFDLLFIDAAKGQYGSFFDLYTPMLKAGGLVITDNVFFRGFVTQADEDIPKRFRRIVHKLRTFNQELSLNPYYQTVFLTVGDGLAVSLKLGKDFRT; this comes from the coding sequence ATGACGGACGCGTCCCTTGGACAATATGCGGCCAATTTGTCTTTGGATTATCGGCCCTTTCCCGAATTAGAATCATATGCGTCCGATAGCCGGATTCCGATTATCCATGCCGATGCGATGGCCCATATTCAGCAATTAATTACGTTACACTCATCGCTAAAGATTTTAGAAATAGGAACAGCTATCGGTTATTCCGCCATGATGATGGCGCGAATGTCCCCGCAGATTCATGTTGTGACAATAGAACGCGATGAAGATATGGCGAGTGCTGCCCGCCATAATATAAGGAAGTATGGTTATCAAACACAAGTCGAAATCATGAGCGGTGATGCACTCCAATTGGATCAGGAAGTCGGGTGCATGGCTCCGTTTGACTTATTATTTATTGATGCTGCTAAAGGTCAGTACGGTTCATTTTTTGATTTATACACGCCAATGCTTAAGGCTGGAGGACTTGTCATTACCGATAATGTCTTTTTTAGAGGATTCGTCACACAAGCGGATGAGGATATTCCCAAACGTTTCCGACGGATCGTTCATAAATTGCGGACATTTAATCAAGAACTGTCCTTGAACCCTTATTATCAGACAGTGTTTTTAACCGTTGGAGATGGACTCGCCGTAAGCTTAAAACTTGGAAAGGATTTTAGAACATGA
- the udk gene encoding uridine kinase, with product MKHKPIVIGVAGGSGSGKTTVAREISREFPHQSIAVIEQDAYYQNQDEKTMDERLQTNYDHPLAFDYDLLIEHIKELLQFKAVQKPVYDYTAHTRSDKIIPVKPKDVIIIEGILILDDERLRNLMDIKVFVDTDSDLRVIRRMIRDINERGRTMDSVIEQYISVVRPMHNQFIEPTKRYADIIIPEGGQNEVAIDLLTTKVESILEDSVATRLSETVNQMG from the coding sequence ATGAAACATAAACCCATTGTGATTGGTGTTGCAGGCGGATCGGGATCAGGGAAAACGACCGTTGCGAGGGAAATTTCCCGTGAATTTCCACACCAATCCATTGCTGTGATTGAACAGGATGCCTATTATCAAAATCAAGACGAAAAAACCATGGATGAACGCCTGCAAACGAATTATGACCATCCGTTAGCCTTTGATTATGATTTATTAATTGAACATATTAAGGAACTTTTGCAATTCAAAGCCGTCCAAAAGCCAGTGTATGACTATACAGCACACACAAGATCTGATAAAATAATTCCTGTCAAACCAAAGGATGTCATCATTATTGAAGGCATCTTAATTCTTGATGATGAGCGGCTTCGCAATCTCATGGACATTAAAGTTTTTGTTGATACAGATTCTGATTTACGTGTGATTCGCCGGATGATAAGAGATATTAATGAACGTGGACGTACGATGGATTCAGTCATTGAACAATACATTTCTGTTGTTCGGCCGATGCACAACCAATTCATAGAACCGACGAAAAGATATGCTGACATTATTATTCCTGAAGGCGGTCAAAATGAAGTTGCTATTGATTTATTGACAACAAAAGTCGAAAGCATTTTAGAAGACTCTGTAGCCACTCGATTGTCTGAAACTGTCAATCAAATGGGTTGA
- the greA gene encoding transcription elongation factor GreA yields MAEEKQHYMTEEGKHKLEEELDQLKTVKRKEVVERIKIARDFGDLSENSEYDAAKDEQAFVESRIQQLEQMIRNAVIIEDDDSHPDVVNIGKTVTFQELPDGDEETYTIVGSAEADPFEGKISNDSPIAKSLMGKRIGNQVTVVTPGGEMNVKIVNVQ; encoded by the coding sequence ATGGCTGAAGAGAAACAACACTATATGACCGAAGAAGGTAAACACAAACTTGAAGAAGAACTTGATCAATTAAAAACTGTAAAGCGAAAAGAAGTTGTTGAGCGAATTAAAATCGCGCGAGATTTTGGCGATCTATCCGAGAACTCCGAATATGACGCCGCTAAAGATGAACAAGCATTTGTTGAGTCACGTATTCAACAATTGGAGCAAATGATACGGAACGCTGTCATTATTGAAGATGATGACAGTCACCCTGATGTTGTTAATATCGGTAAGACTGTGACTTTTCAAGAGCTTCCTGACGGAGATGAAGAGACTTATACGATTGTTGGAAGTGCGGAAGCAGATCCATTTGAAGGTAAAATATCGAACGACTCACCGATTGCGAAAAGCCTCATGGGAAAGCGTATCGGTAATCAAGTAACCGTCGTGACACCAGGTGGAGAAATGAATGTCAAAATTGTGAATGTACAATAA
- a CDS encoding penicillin-binding transpeptidase domain-containing protein produces the protein MQFYKRFRFIGLCLLLVLVLFICRLAQLQLFATESLSDEHVDLIRQSVEQRTSEFVIDNGRGSFLYRNKETMNPKQNQLVLFPFLKTVDWPANKVAKILHINANDLKQAVLNADKPFVFNQPSLHITSDQKQQINALNLTGVHALSLNRDRFGLSAPYLIGITGENQSLVKKRYPDLLNKGMVSKQTTVGLTGLQRAFDPFLISRDQEKLLYHTTGTGQPMFEDSMRLSAIQNQNYFPLHIQTTINQSLQDIAEQAVEQSNIDRGGVAIVDVSNSDLLAMVNRPKMMTNDPFSGGHQNNMLTAKFPGSIFKVVTAAASIGHNIITNDQQYNCNLGVYGEEQADRQLGQLGFKDSFYQSCNYTFATLANRLMKTDLQVMEDYADKLGLTGRSGWSGDVFHINDLRQFPEEQANTIWQSEDDKHSKKAIAQTAIGQLNVKLTPLSVVNMMATIARGGQKKEVRAASKILYNNKSMPMTTFPSHEQDGKTLAPYTIMKLQSLLRGVVTDSEGTAHSLNKLPMPIAGKSGTAETDGAKNYHWFAGYFPADDPQYAMVVANFSSQKGEETVYDVFGNIIKQMSKQKQAETS, from the coding sequence ATGCAATTTTATAAACGTTTTCGATTCATCGGTCTGTGCCTGCTCCTCGTACTGGTTTTATTTATTTGTCGATTAGCTCAACTCCAATTATTCGCTACTGAATCTCTTTCAGATGAACACGTTGACTTAATCCGTCAAAGTGTTGAGCAGCGAACAAGTGAGTTTGTCATTGATAACGGCCGTGGCTCGTTTCTGTATCGTAATAAAGAAACAATGAATCCAAAACAAAATCAATTGGTATTATTTCCTTTCTTAAAAACCGTTGACTGGCCTGCCAACAAAGTAGCTAAGATATTACACATCAACGCAAATGATTTAAAGCAGGCTGTTCTGAATGCTGACAAACCGTTTGTCTTTAATCAGCCATCGTTACATATCACTTCTGATCAAAAACAACAAATCAATGCCTTGAATTTGACCGGTGTTCATGCTCTGTCGTTAAATCGTGACCGATTTGGACTCTCAGCACCTTATCTTATCGGCATAACTGGGGAAAATCAGTCACTGGTTAAAAAACGCTACCCTGATCTTTTGAATAAAGGAATGGTCTCCAAGCAAACAACGGTTGGTTTAACGGGATTGCAGCGGGCTTTTGATCCATTTTTAATTTCACGGGACCAAGAAAAGTTGCTTTATCACACGACGGGAACGGGGCAACCAATGTTTGAAGATAGCATGCGGTTAAGTGCCATTCAGAATCAGAATTACTTTCCATTGCACATTCAAACAACGATTAATCAATCATTGCAGGATATAGCCGAACAAGCCGTTGAACAGTCTAATATCGATCGCGGTGGGGTTGCCATTGTTGATGTTAGTAACAGCGATCTATTAGCGATGGTTAATCGGCCAAAAATGATGACGAATGACCCGTTTAGTGGTGGTCACCAAAACAATATGTTGACAGCCAAATTCCCAGGATCTATTTTTAAAGTGGTGACTGCTGCTGCTAGTATTGGTCATAACATTATCACGAATGATCAGCAATACAATTGCAATTTAGGGGTTTACGGGGAAGAGCAGGCTGATCGTCAACTCGGACAACTTGGATTTAAAGATAGTTTTTATCAAAGTTGTAATTACACGTTTGCTACTTTAGCTAATCGGCTTATGAAGACGGATTTGCAGGTTATGGAAGACTATGCCGATAAGTTGGGGTTAACAGGAAGGTCGGGCTGGTCGGGCGATGTATTTCACATCAATGATTTACGTCAATTTCCTGAGGAACAAGCGAATACGATTTGGCAATCAGAAGATGACAAACACTCTAAAAAAGCCATTGCCCAAACAGCCATTGGTCAATTAAATGTTAAGCTAACACCGCTCTCAGTTGTTAACATGATGGCGACCATTGCAAGAGGAGGACAAAAGAAAGAGGTTAGAGCGGCCTCAAAAATTCTTTATAACAATAAAAGCATGCCGATGACAACTTTTCCGAGTCATGAACAGGATGGAAAAACATTGGCCCCTTATACTATTATGAAGTTGCAATCCTTGCTTAGAGGTGTTGTCACAGATTCAGAGGGAACTGCTCACTCATTAAATAAGCTGCCGATGCCGATTGCTGGAAAATCGGGAACCGCAGAGACAGATGGGGCAAAGAATTATCATTGGTTTGCTGGTTATTTTCCTGCTGACGATCCACAATATGCGATGGTCGTTGCCAACTTTTCATCGCAAAAGGGAGAAGAAACGGTTTATGACGTTTTTGGTAACATTATTAAACAAATGAGTAAACAGAAACAAGCTGAGACTAGTTAA
- a CDS encoding KTSC domain-containing protein has protein sequence MIYTSFDNTISRLSSFDTIGYDKDKQLLKVIFFNGTSIIYKHVLEFDIFSFIISQDKESFYQQHICDQYEQAETIVN, from the coding sequence ATGATTTATACGTCATTTGATAACACGATCTCCCGGTTATCTTCATTTGATACCATCGGCTATGATAAAGATAAGCAATTATTAAAAGTTATTTTTTTCAATGGAACAAGTATCATTTATAAACATGTCTTAGAGTTTGATATCTTTTCATTCATCATTTCCCAGGACAAGGAATCTTTCTATCAGCAACATATTTGCGACCAATATGAACAAGCTGAGACAATTGTTAACTAG
- a CDS encoding YrrS family protein, translating into MADRHYKSRTSKQKGERADRVLNWAIGIVAVLILVVGGFIFMSITQLGSGDKQADTPENQQESTSNNDGDGTGATTSDDEEASNSDDNISQDETSDTTKDDSEASDSKNSESDDETHSTEQDTPSDGYIASDGEPHMDGPWNSIGTKQEGSHELSFDEGSTDWNERLKVLTYVTGITPSERTLWYMGNMNGTIYGVVSKNGNRQNLYVVTMEWVDQQGWKPTSVKTMTHDKAVQEGYVKE; encoded by the coding sequence GTGGCTGACCGTCATTATAAATCTCGAACATCAAAGCAAAAAGGTGAACGAGCTGATCGCGTATTAAATTGGGCTATTGGCATCGTTGCCGTGCTTATATTGGTTGTGGGAGGATTTATATTCATGTCGATTACACAGCTAGGTAGTGGTGATAAGCAAGCGGATACGCCTGAGAATCAGCAGGAATCGACCAGCAATAATGATGGCGATGGAACCGGCGCAACCACATCCGATGATGAAGAAGCATCCAATTCTGATGACAACATATCTCAGGATGAAACATCGGACACAACCAAAGATGATTCGGAAGCAAGTGATTCCAAGAACTCAGAATCAGACGATGAGACTCATTCTACGGAACAAGATACACCTTCCGACGGCTATATCGCGAGTGATGGTGAACCGCATATGGATGGGCCGTGGAATTCCATTGGTACCAAGCAGGAGGGTTCACATGAACTGTCATTTGATGAAGGGTCGACCGATTGGAATGAACGATTGAAGGTACTGACTTATGTGACAGGGATAACGCCATCTGAACGCACCCTTTGGTATATGGGAAACATGAATGGCACAATATATGGTGTTGTCAGCAAAAACGGTAATCGCCAAAATCTTTACGTTGTTACGATGGAGTGGGTGGACCAGCAAGGCTGGAAACCAACGAGTGTCAAAACAATGACACATGATAAAGCCGTCCAAGAAGGTTATGTCAAAGAATGA
- a CDS encoding class I SAM-dependent methyltransferase — translation MGLEFTGLFNHWADSYDDTVAGHDPEYQDVFRGYDDILNHVVHETISPVLEFGTGTGNLTQKLLTNGFKVYGIEPSQAMRRKTKEKLPNLKLSKGDFLTFDNPERPIQSIVSSYAFHHLTDDEKDLAIEQYCEHLPQGGKIVFADTLFANQQSRERLLQETKQKGFTNLLHDLQTEYYTFKDNLASIFAKHGFDVEFKQLNAFVWLITAVKL, via the coding sequence ATGGGCCTGGAATTTACGGGATTATTTAACCACTGGGCAGACAGCTATGATGACACCGTAGCAGGTCATGATCCGGAATATCAAGATGTGTTCCGCGGATATGATGATATTCTTAATCACGTTGTTCATGAAACGATAAGTCCTGTCTTAGAATTTGGAACGGGCACAGGTAACTTGACGCAAAAATTGCTAACGAACGGTTTTAAGGTCTACGGAATCGAGCCATCGCAGGCAATGCGGCGGAAGACGAAGGAAAAACTCCCTAATCTTAAATTAAGTAAGGGTGACTTTCTAACATTTGACAATCCGGAGCGCCCGATTCAATCCATTGTTAGTAGTTATGCTTTTCATCATTTGACCGATGATGAAAAAGATTTGGCGATTGAACAGTATTGTGAGCATCTCCCTCAGGGTGGTAAAATTGTATTTGCTGACACCTTGTTTGCTAATCAGCAAAGCAGGGAAAGGCTTTTACAAGAAACAAAACAAAAGGGTTTTACCAATTTGCTTCATGACTTACAAACGGAGTATTATACTTTTAAAGACAATCTCGCGTCCATATTTGCCAAACACGGATTTGACGTTGAATTTAAGCAGTTGAATGCCTTTGTTTGGTTAATCACGGCCGTCAAACTATAA
- the mtnN gene encoding 5'-methylthioadenosine/S-adenosylhomocysteine nucleosidase: MTIGIIGAMDEEIEQLKATLGGYEHIHIAGSDFYKGTIGQHNVVVLKSGIGKVNAAMSTTILFTQFEPDIVINTGSAGGFNPELEVGDVVISTEVRYHDVDATAFGYDYGQVPQMPATFQAENRLIAVAERAAQLSTDAHNIVKGLIATGDSFMSDADRVAFIKQQFPDLQAAEMEAGAVAQVCYQFRAPFVIIRSLSDIAGKDANVSFDEFLQTAANHSAQLIITMIKELDDIDK; this comes from the coding sequence ATGACAATAGGAATCATCGGGGCTATGGATGAAGAAATAGAACAATTAAAAGCAACACTAGGTGGTTATGAACACATACACATCGCAGGTAGTGATTTTTATAAGGGAACGATCGGTCAACACAATGTTGTGGTTTTAAAATCGGGTATCGGTAAAGTCAATGCCGCCATGAGTACAACGATTTTATTTACACAGTTTGAACCTGATATCGTCATTAACACGGGATCAGCTGGTGGGTTTAACCCAGAACTTGAAGTTGGTGACGTTGTCATTTCAACAGAGGTTCGATATCATGATGTTGATGCTACGGCTTTTGGCTATGATTATGGGCAAGTCCCACAAATGCCAGCGACTTTTCAAGCAGAGAATCGACTGATTGCCGTTGCCGAACGGGCGGCACAATTAAGTACCGACGCCCATAACATAGTTAAGGGGCTTATAGCAACGGGTGACTCGTTTATGTCGGATGCGGATCGTGTTGCGTTTATTAAGCAGCAATTTCCTGATTTGCAAGCAGCTGAAATGGAAGCAGGTGCGGTTGCGCAGGTATGTTATCAATTCCGGGCACCGTTTGTTATCATTCGATCGTTATCTGACATTGCAGGAAAAGATGCTAACGTCAGTTTTGATGAATTCTTGCAAACCGCGGCGAATCATTCGGCACAACTTATAATAACGATGATAAAGGAGTTGGATGATATTGACAAATAA
- a CDS encoding S-ribosylhomocysteine lyase — MNVESFNLDHTKVDAPYVRLVGITEGSHGDKLYKYDIRFCQPNQDHMDMPGLHSIEHLMAENIRNHLDNVVDIGPMGCQTGFYLSILNNDSYDDITNALDKTLNDVLEADEVPACNPTQCGWAANHSLEGAKTIAKNMLDAKDSWHHVFAE; from the coding sequence ATGAATGTTGAAAGTTTCAACCTTGACCACACAAAAGTTGACGCACCTTATGTCCGGTTAGTCGGGATCACTGAAGGTTCACATGGTGACAAACTATATAAGTATGACATCCGCTTTTGTCAGCCAAACCAAGATCATATGGATATGCCGGGCTTGCACTCCATTGAGCATTTAATGGCAGAAAATATTCGTAACCACTTAGATAATGTGGTTGATATTGGGCCAATGGGTTGCCAGACAGGGTTTTACTTATCAATTTTAAACAACGATAGCTATGACGATATTACCAATGCATTAGACAAGACGTTAAACGATGTTCTAGAAGCTGATGAAGTCCCTGCATGCAATCCGACCCAGTGCGGTTGGGCGGCTAACCACAGCCTTGAAGGGGCAAAAACCATCGCGAAAAATATGCTTGATGCAAAAGACAGCTGGCATCACGTATTTGCAGAGTAA